Part of the Streptomyces sp. NBC_00457 genome, GTTGAACGGCGCCGCGTACACCTTGCCGTCCCAGCGGGCGGTGTCGGCGACGGAGTCGATGACGTCGTCGTCGAGCAGGTCGTCGGGCAACTTTCGTACGAGACCGGACTCGGCGAACTCCGGTACCCAGGTGACGTCCAGGTTGACCACGTCGTAGGTGGCGCTGCCCGACTGGAGGGCGCCGAGGAGCTGGCTGCGCTGTTCGTCGGCGCTGCCGGTGAGTTCGACCAGGGTGGCCTTGAACCCGGTGCCCGCCTTGGCCTGCCGGTCGTTCCAGGCGTCGATGAGCTGCTGGCGGATGCCGCTCTTGCCGGTGACGTCCAGGCCGCTGGCGATGACGATGTCGCCGACCACGTCGTCGGAGGGCGCGGCGGACGTGCCGTCCCCGCCGCCGGTGCAGGCGGCCACCAGCAGCAGGGCGAGCAGGGCCGCCGTCCGTCGGATCACTGGTCCTCCCCGAGTCCCGTCCGTTCGACCTCGGCGGACAGGCCCTTGCCGATGTCGTCGTCGGCGTCCAGGCAGCGGCCGCCGCTCGCCGCGGCGATCCGGGCGTCCGGCTTGCCCGCTCCGCAGGCTCCGCCGCGCAGCGACACCATCGCCACCGGCACGCCCGCCGACTCCGCCCGGGTCAGCACCTCGTCGAGTTTTCCGCCGGTCATCCGGTCGTGGTCCCCGCTGTCGGTGATGTAGACGATCAGCTGGGGGCGGTCGTCGGCGCCCTGGTCCGCCATGTCGTCGAGTGCGCCGAGCAGCGCGGCGTGCGGATCGGAGTCGGCGCCGGACCGGACCGCGGCCTGGTCGATCCTGTGTACGGCGTCCTCGCGGTCGTGGGTGGTGAGGGGGAGCAGGGTCTCGTACCGGTCGCCTTCGGGGGTGTCCGCCACCGTCCGCACGCCGTACTCGTCCTGGCCGCCGAGCCCGCCGAGGGACTGCTTCAGCAGACCGGGGCCGCCGCTGGGCCCGTCCCACAGGGAGGCCATCGAGCCGGAGCTGTCGAGCAGGAAGAGGACCCGGCCGGGACCGTGGGCGGCGCGGTAGGCCTGCAACGCCGTCTCCGTCTCGTTCCGTCCGGCGGCCTCCGTCAGCGGACTGGGATCGGGCAGCACCCCGGGTGCGGGCCCGCTCCCGTCCAGCAGGAGACGGTCGCCGGTGGGCTCGCGGAAACCGGCGCGCGCGAACGCGTCCCGCCCCTGCCCGTCGGTGAGCCAGGAGCGGAAGTCCGCCACGGCCGCGTCCCGCGCGGCCCGGTCCAGGTCGCCGTCCTGCCAGCGCACCCGCACGAACGTGGGCTCAAGCCCGGGCACGTTCCTCGGATACTCGGCGGTCCGCGCGCTGCGCCGCTGGCTGTCGCAGCCGACCCCGGACTTCAGCAGGAATTCGGGGACGAGGACGGCCGTGCGGTCGTCCACCGCGTCGTCGCGGGGCAGTTCGCACAGCAACTGCGCGGCCGTGTCGGACGGCGGCCCCGGCTGGTCGAGCTGTTTCTCCACGTCGAGCGCACGGTCGGCCCCGTCGTACAGGCCGATCGTGGCGAACAGCGCCGAGTCGGCGAACTCCGGGTCGCTGCGGCGCACTTCGGCCTGGTCCGCGCGGCCACGCAGATCGGCGATCAGCTCGCTGAGCTTGCGGCCGGTGCGCTGGTCGGCGACGGGAAGGGTGGTCGGTACGGCGAGGACGACCGGGGAGTACGCGAGGGGCTGCCGCTCCACCTCCAGCCAGGCCTTGGGATTGGTGTCCCGCTCGTGTTCGGCCCGTTGGGCGGCGGCGGGCGAACCCGGGATCCAGATGTCGGCCTGCGGCCCGATGTCCCGCTGCGGGTTGGTCTCCTCCGCCCGGGGTTCCTGCCAGGGCTCGGACTCCTCGCGCAGCGCGGTCACCACGTCGGCGGAACGGGCGCTGTACACGGTGATCCCACTGACCCGGCATCCGTCCCCGTCCGTGTTCTCCTCCGACGTCAGATAGGTGTTCGCCGCCGAGGTGACCATCGGCTTCAGGTCGGGGTCGGTCAGGACGCGCAGTTCGAGGGGCGGCGCGCAGGCGGGGGAGGAGCCGACGAGGGCCACCAGGCCGTAGGTGCCGAAGGCGAAGGCGGTGAGGGTGAGGACGAGGGTGCCGAGGGCGGCGCGGTGGCGCAGGTGGCGCAGGTGCTTCAGGAGGCGCGAAGGTCTGGACGACAGGGGGGCCGGTTCGGTCCGCGGCGGCGGCACGGCACCGCTCTCCGTCCGCGCGGACAGCAGTACGTCCTCCCCGGGCTCGGCCCGGCTCTGCGGCACCCATGGCTCACCGCGCATCGTCTTCTGCCCGGCCATCACCTCACGCATCCGGCCGGAGAGCCAGCGGAACGACCATTCGCCCGGTTCCTCGAGGAGTTGGACGAGCTTGGCCGTGAACGGCGTCGGTGTGGCGGGGTCGCCCGCGTCGATGCGGTGGTTGGCCTGCACGCTCATCAGCAGCAGCACCCGCCGCTTGTCGCGGTACTCGTGCTCCCGCTCCCAGGCGACGCCCGCGTTGCCGGCGTAGCAGCAGTCGAGGACGACCACGATCCGCTCGGCCGGGCTGCTGAGCAGCACGGTCTGCACGTCGTCGTACTTCACCGCGCCGTGGAAGACGGTGTGTCCGCCCCTGATCACGCGCGCGTTGCGCATCTGCAGGAACAGCGGGACGCCGGAGCTGGGCGTCGCGCCGTGCCCGGCGAAGTACAGCAGGAGCAGCCCGTCGGTCTCCGCGGCGGCGGAGTGCAGCGCCTCGTTGAACTCGTCCTGCGAGGGCGACCGGCAGACGGTGATCGAGTCCTCGTCGAACACACCGCCCCGCAGCAGCGCCCGTCTGAGCATCGTCAGATTGTGGTCGACGGCTGGAAGGTCCCCGGGCACCCCGGTCGGCGGCTTCTTGTCCTCGTACGTGGACACTCCGACCAGCAGCGCCCGGTTCTTGCTGGGGCTCACCGGACTACCCGTCGCCGTCCAACGGGTCGACGGTTCCTGCGGGCGGCTCGCCGTCCTCCACCTGGCGGCGGTTGGCACGCCAGGCGTCGACGGACCGTCCGACCTGGTTGAGCAGCTGAAGGAATACGGCGCCCCCGGCGGCCCCGATCAGCTGGATGACGATCTCCATGCCGACGCCCATCGGGGCACCGGTCTCGTCCGTGCGGGCCCGTTCGTGGATCCGCAGCTCGCCTTTGCGCACCATCTCGTCGAGCGGCTGTTCCCGCTCGAGCCAGTTCCGCAGCGCGTCGATGTCGCCCTCGCCCGCGGTCTCGTCCAGCCGGACGCGGATCGCTCGCTCGTCCCGGTCGGCCACTCCATCCCCCTCAGCCATAACTCACCATCATGGCAGGGAGGTTGCGGGCACTGAAGGGTTCGTCACCGGGGCACTGAAGTGCGTTTGCGGCACAAGCGGAACTCAGTGCGCTGTTTGCGCGGACCGACTCTGTGTCTGGAGCTGGTTCAGATGCCGCTGGATGTGATCCAGCGCGCCCTCCCGACGCCCCGGCACCCGCGCCCTCAACTCGGCCAGGGTGGGCGCCAGTTCGCGGGCCCGCGCCGGGTCAGCGATCCGGCCCCACTGGTGGTGCGCCCGGTCGACGGCGGCCTCGACGGCCGGGTCGGACGGCGCCTGCCCGGCCGCCAGCCGCGCGGACGCGACGCCCAGCCAGGTACCGCAGCTGCGGACGGGGTCCCCGGCGAACATGGCCAGATCCGCGCGGACTTCGGCCCAGTGCAGGGCCTGTTCGGAACCGGGACCGTACGCCCGCACCGCGGTCTGCTCCTGATGTGCGGCCAGCGCGTCGGCGTCGTCGTGCCGCTCCGCCTGCACGGCGGCGCTGATCGCGGAGTGCGGATCGGCGACCTGAGGCGGATGCTGCGGGCGCGGCACGTGAACGGGCATCGGCACCGCCGACGGCGTCAGCACCAGGTCACCGTACGACCCCTCGTTGGCGATCCGGCTCAGCGCCAGCTGATGCAACTGCTCCAGCGGCGGCCGGTGCCCGCTGCGCAGGATCGTCGCCACGGCCTTCATGTACGACGGCACCGCCACGGTCCGCCGGGGAGGCGGCGGCGCGATACGGCCGTAGACGGCGCTGTTGCCGCCCGAGTCGAAGGGCCGGGTGCGCAGATGGTCCCAAGTCTCCGCGTCGGCGTGCAGATCGAGGAGGAGGCTCGTGGTCCCCGCCGCCCGCAGCCGCAGCTCCTCCCGCACCCAGTGCCACGGGAACGCCGTGTACCGCACCGTCGACGGCGTCGTCCGGGCCAGCGCCAGGTGCGGCAGGAACTGCCGGCGGTCGATCTGCAGCTGGCCGGTGATGAAGACGGTGAGCGGGCCGGGGGCGCCCGCGGCGGCGCGCAGCCGGGTGAGGACGGCCTGCGGCTCGAGGGGGTCGGCGAGTTCGACGACGTTCGCGGTGTCCGTGCCGGACAGGACGGCGGGCGGGACGGCCGCGAGGACGGGAAGCACGGACGCGGCGTCCACCAATCGCCCCTTGCCGAGCGGCGAGGCCGCCAGCAGCAGCACGGTTCCGGGCATCGTCCCTCCCAATCCCCCGTCGATCACTTACGGCAGCACCGTAACCGCTGCGCCTGCAAAGGTGGGTGTCAGGACCGCAAACCGTCAACCGTCCCGCGCCTCCACGGGCCTGAGCCGCCGTACGGCGAACACCGTCGTGTCGTCGGCCAGCCGTCCCCCGCAGTGCCGCAGCACACCCTCCCGTACGAAGGCGACGAGGCGGCGGGGTTCGACGGTGCGCGGGTCGGCGGCGACGGCGCGGGCGACCTCCGTGGCGAGCGGGTAGAAGACGCCGTCGGTGTCCCGGGCCTCGGTGACGCCGTCCGTGGTCATCAGCAGCGTCTCGCCGGGCGCGAGGGTCACCTGCTGGACGGGCGGCGGGTCCTGGGCGGGGGCGAGGGTGCTCAGGCCGAGGGGGAGGGTGTCGCCGCCGGACGGCAGGGACCGTACGCCGTCGGTGCCGACGAGGAGCGGCGGCTCGTGAGCAAAAACAACGACCTCGACAACGCCGGGCTCCGAAACGCGCCCCAAAGGGGCGCGGGGCTGTGACATATGCGGCTCCGCCGCGTGGGCGCGACCAGCCACGACGGACCCGCGGCCGAACCGCCCGGCGCTCCCCTCGGGGAACCCCACAAGCACCGCCGTGGCGAAGCGGTCCCCGTCGTCGCGGCCGAGCGCCGTGACATGCCCGCCGTGCCGCAGCATCCGCACCTCGAGGCGGTCGGCGACCGTCGCCAGATCCGGTTCGTGGTAGCCGGCCTCGCGGAACGTGCCCAGCAGCGCGGCCGCCGCCTCGACCGCGCCCAGGCCCTTGCCCTGCACATCGCCGATCAGGACGCGCGTGCCGTGCGGGCCGGGCTGGATGTCGTAGAAGTCGCCGCCGACGCGGGCCTCGACATCGGCGGTCAGATACACCGCCGCGTGCTCCAGGCCGCCCCAGCCGGGCGGCAGCGGACGCAGCACCGTACGGCGGATGGTCTCGGTGACGTCCCGCATGTGCAGCATGCGGCGCTCGCCGCGCACCCTGACCGCACAGGCCAGCACGGCCAGCACACTGCCGACGGCGACGAGGAAGAAGTCGGCAGGTCCGGCCTGGTACTCGTTCGGCCAGGCGCCGTCCGCGATGGGATAGGCGACGGTCGCGAGCACCGCGTAGGCGGCCGTGCCCCACACCCCGCAGATCGCGGCGGCGATACTCGGCACCAGCACGATCCAGGTGATGATCCGGAAGTCCCGGGTGGTGTTCCAGTCGACGATCAGGATGCCGACGAGCACCAGCAGCGGCGGCACCCAGGCGACGCTCCGGTCCCGGACCCGCAGCATCTGGTGGTGTTGCAGCACATCCCGGGGCACGGCGTCGGGCAGTCGTACGAGCGGGCGCCGACCGCCCACCGGCCTCAGTCCGCGCCCGCTCATGACGCCCAGCGAAGCACGGCCGCACGCGGACCGCATCCGGACCGGGGCCGTCCGGGTTCCTCACCGAGCCGACCCGGGTGTCCCACCGAGCCGATCGGGTCTCCCACCGACTTGCCAGAGACCCCGCCCAGGTGTGCTCTGGATGACAAGAGCGACAGGAGAACAGGGGCGACAGGAAAGGAGTCCTCCCATGGCTCATGCGGCACCCAGCCCCAGGGGACGACCGGCCACGCGGCTCCCCACACCCGACGTCTTCAGCGAGCGCACCCACAGGATCGCGAGGTATGCGATTCCCGTGGTCCTCGGGCTCGTCTACGGCTACTGGGCCGCGGCCAACCGGCGCTCCGGCGGCGAGATCACCGGCTGGAACATCCTGTTCGGCTTCGCCACCGCGCTCGCGTTCATCGTGCTCTGCATCGCTGTGGCGATCCTGGCCCCGCGACTGAAGCGGGAACTGCACTCACTGACGAAGTCCGCCTTCGCCGGCGGGGCATTCGGGTTCCTCTACAGCCAGACGGGGGCGAGCGTGCTGCGCTCGACGGTGATGAGCCTGCTCATCACGGCCGCCATCTTCACGGTGTTCTTCTACCGCTACTACACACACGAGGACGCCGAGGGAAACCCCCTCCCCCGCTGACCCGAACTGCGCACGCGTGGGCCCCGGCACAGCCTGCCGGAGCCCACGCGCTCCCCTGTTTCCCTTCCCCCGGTCACCAGTTGGTGTGGACGAAGGCGGCGCTCGCCCATGCCTGGACGCCGACGAGCCGGTACCAGTACGGGTTTCCGTTGACACTCTGTCCGACGACCCGGCAGTCGATACGGACCTGACTGCCCGGTGCCAGCCGTGCGACGACGTGCGAGTGGACGGTCGGCGACTGCCTCACGTCAAGCTTCGTCGCGGAGACGACAGTGCCCCAGATCGGACCGGAGGATCCTCCGCTGCCGGCGTGTGCCGTGCCGCCCACCGTCGAGACGGCGAGACTTCCGCCGGTCAGCAGGGCCACGGCCAGGGTCCGCAGGGCCGGAGTGGTGCGCATGATCGGCCTCCTTCTCCCCAGAACCATGAGACACCCGATCGGGTGAACCCTCCACCGGAGAGCGCCCTCGTATGCAGCCACCGAGGTGGCGCACCGGGCCAGGAGGCCGTTGCCTAAAGATGTGCGCCCGCGGCAGCGCGCCCCAAAGGGGCGCGGGGAACTGCGCGACCAGCCACCACGAACCCGCAGACGAGGTGTTCCACGTGCTCCAAGTCGCAGCCTTCTGGCTCCCCCTGGCGGCCACCGTGTCCGCCATCACCGGCATCGCAGTCGCCGCCTACCGCCGCCGCGCACTCACCGCCACCGCCCTCGGCACCGCACTCGGCGGCGCGCTCCTCGCCCTGACCGTCGAGATCGGCCGCCGCCTAACCCTCGCCGGCCTGCCCAAGGACGCCCACCACCCAGCCACGAGCACCGTCTACGACGCCCTCACCACCACCCTGCGCACGGTCTCCTGGCTCCTGGTCGCCCTGGGCCTCACCGTGGCCCTCACATGCCACCTCGTACGACGTCGGCGAGCGTCCGCAACGCCCGCTCCAGATCCGGCTCAGGAACGGACGCGAGCCCGAGCCTGACCGCGTCCGGCGTCCGCGCCGGGTCCACGGCGAACGCGGGCCCGGGTGTCACCGCGATCCCGTGCTCGGCCGCCGCGGCCGTGAACGTGTCCGCACGCCAGGGCGCGGGCAACTCCCACCAGGCGTAATAGGCGCGAGGATCGGACCGTATGCCGAACCCGTCGAGGTGCCGGGCGACGAGCCGCTGCCGACGCGCGGCATCCTCCCGCTTCCCCTCGACCAGCCGCGCCACCGTCCCGTCCCCGCACCACCGCACGGCCGCCTCCAGCGCGAACCGCCCCGCACTCCACCCCCCGGACCGGATCGCGGCGGCCACAGCCTCCACCCGATCCCGCGGTACGACGAGAAAACCCACGGTGAGCCCGGGCGCGACGCGCTTGGACAGCCCGTCGACGACGTGGGTCAGCTCGGGGGCGTGCACGGCGAACGGCTCGGCATCACTGAGGAAGGACCAGATGCGGTCCTCCACGACAGGAATCCCCAAGTCACCCACGACACCCGCGAGTTCGCGCCTCCGCGCCTCATCCACCGTCACCGACGTCGGATTGTGCAGCGTCGGCTGCAGATAGAGCGCGGACAGGCGGGCCGTGCGATGGGCGGCGGCGATCGACTGGGGGAGCGGGCCGCGTTCGTCGGCGGCGAGCGGCACCAAGGTGACGCCGAGCCGCCCCGCGATCTCCTTGACCAGCGGATACGTCAACGGCTCGACACCGACCCGACCACCGGGCCGGACCAGGGAGGCAAGAGCGGCGGCGATGGCCTGACGGGCGTTGCCCGTGAAGAGCAGTTGGGCAGGGGCAGGCCGCCAACCCGGGGTGGCGAGCAGGCCGACCGCCGCCTCCCGTGCCGGAGCCGTACCGGTGGCCGCCGCCGGACGCAGGGCCTCCGTCAGAACATCGGGGCGCAGGAGCGGGGCGAGAGCGGGGGCGAGCAGCTCCGACTGGCCCTGCGCGGAGGGGTAGTTGAGCTCCAGATTCACGGGCGCGGCAGTCGCCGCTTCCACGAGCTGACGGCCGTACGACATGACAGGCGTCGCCCGGACGAACGTACCCCGGCCGACCTCCCCCACGACCAGGCCCCGGCGTACGAGTTCGCCGTACACCCGCCCGGCCGTGGACCCGGCGATCCCGCGGCGGCGCGCGAACAGGCGCTGCGGAGGCAGCCGTTCGCCGGGGCCGAGCCGGCCGGCGGTGATGTCGTCGGCGATGCGGTCGGCGAGACGCCGGTAGTCGTCCACTCAACTCCCTCCCAGGATTGCACCGAGGACAAAGATCTTATTGCACCGAGGAGTTGACCGGATCTAGGGTCATCCACATGGCACCCTTCCTCACATACGAGGACAAAGG contains:
- a CDS encoding aminotransferase-like domain-containing protein, which encodes MDDYRRLADRIADDITAGRLGPGERLPPQRLFARRRGIAGSTAGRVYGELVRRGLVVGEVGRGTFVRATPVMSYGRQLVEAATAAPVNLELNYPSAQGQSELLAPALAPLLRPDVLTEALRPAAATGTAPAREAAVGLLATPGWRPAPAQLLFTGNARQAIAAALASLVRPGGRVGVEPLTYPLVKEIAGRLGVTLVPLAADERGPLPQSIAAAHRTARLSALYLQPTLHNPTSVTVDEARRRELAGVVGDLGIPVVEDRIWSFLSDAEPFAVHAPELTHVVDGLSKRVAPGLTVGFLVVPRDRVEAVAAAIRSGGWSAGRFALEAAVRWCGDGTVARLVEGKREDAARRQRLVARHLDGFGIRSDPRAYYAWWELPAPWRADTFTAAAAEHGIAVTPGPAFAVDPARTPDAVRLGLASVPEPDLERALRTLADVVRGGM
- a CDS encoding PP2C family protein-serine/threonine phosphatase, yielding MSGRGLRPVGGRRPLVRLPDAVPRDVLQHHQMLRVRDRSVAWVPPLLVLVGILIVDWNTTRDFRIITWIVLVPSIAAAICGVWGTAAYAVLATVAYPIADGAWPNEYQAGPADFFLVAVGSVLAVLACAVRVRGERRMLHMRDVTETIRRTVLRPLPPGWGGLEHAAVYLTADVEARVGGDFYDIQPGPHGTRVLIGDVQGKGLGAVEAAAALLGTFREAGYHEPDLATVADRLEVRMLRHGGHVTALGRDDGDRFATAVLVGFPEGSAGRFGRGSVVAGRAHAAEPHMSQPRAPLGRVSEPGVVEVVVFAHEPPLLVGTDGVRSLPSGGDTLPLGLSTLAPAQDPPPVQQVTLAPGETLLMTTDGVTEARDTDGVFYPLATEVARAVAADPRTVEPRRLVAFVREGVLRHCGGRLADDTTVFAVRRLRPVEARDG
- a CDS encoding SH3 domain-containing protein, with the translated sequence MRTTPALRTLAVALLTGGSLAVSTVGGTAHAGSGGSSGPIWGTVVSATKLDVRQSPTVHSHVVARLAPGSQVRIDCRVVGQSVNGNPYWYRLVGVQAWASAAFVHTNW
- a CDS encoding vWA domain-containing protein, coding for MSPSKNRALLVGVSTYEDKKPPTGVPGDLPAVDHNLTMLRRALLRGGVFDEDSITVCRSPSQDEFNEALHSAAAETDGLLLLYFAGHGATPSSGVPLFLQMRNARVIRGGHTVFHGAVKYDDVQTVLLSSPAERIVVVLDCCYAGNAGVAWEREHEYRDKRRVLLLMSVQANHRIDAGDPATPTPFTAKLVQLLEEPGEWSFRWLSGRMREVMAGQKTMRGEPWVPQSRAEPGEDVLLSARTESGAVPPPRTEPAPLSSRPSRLLKHLRHLRHRAALGTLVLTLTAFAFGTYGLVALVGSSPACAPPLELRVLTDPDLKPMVTSAANTYLTSEENTDGDGCRVSGITVYSARSADVVTALREESEPWQEPRAEETNPQRDIGPQADIWIPGSPAAAQRAEHERDTNPKAWLEVERQPLAYSPVVLAVPTTLPVADQRTGRKLSELIADLRGRADQAEVRRSDPEFADSALFATIGLYDGADRALDVEKQLDQPGPPSDTAAQLLCELPRDDAVDDRTAVLVPEFLLKSGVGCDSQRRSARTAEYPRNVPGLEPTFVRVRWQDGDLDRAARDAAVADFRSWLTDGQGRDAFARAGFREPTGDRLLLDGSGPAPGVLPDPSPLTEAAGRNETETALQAYRAAHGPGRVLFLLDSSGSMASLWDGPSGGPGLLKQSLGGLGGQDEYGVRTVADTPEGDRYETLLPLTTHDREDAVHRIDQAAVRSGADSDPHAALLGALDDMADQGADDRPQLIVYITDSGDHDRMTGGKLDEVLTRAESAGVPVAMVSLRGGACGAGKPDARIAAASGGRCLDADDDIGKGLSAEVERTGLGEDQ